The window CCAGCCATCTGTAGCCCCATCCcaggagggggagaggagggcGAAGTCAGAGCTCCCTGGATTGGgcctgctgcagtctgtgggctcCTTCCTAGGAGTTTGCTGTCCTTTCTGAGCTGCGGCGGCTCCAGAACGAATGTCGTGGCTATGACCTCCGACCTGACCCCGATATCCAGCGGTGGCTACAAGGGCTCCGGCCACTGACAGAGGCGCAGAGGTGACTGGCTGGGTGCCGTTGGGACTCCAGGGCACAGGCTGAATGTGGGGGTCAGTGTGTCCTGTCCTGACTTCTGCCCattgccccctccccagccatcGCGTGTCCTGTGAGGTGGAGACGCCTGGGAGCGGTGACCCACCTGCCCCGCGGGTGCTTCGGCCAACACTGGTCATCTCGCAGTGGACAGAGTGAGGGAGTCAGTGGTTGGAGGGCAGTCTCTTGGGGACTTGTCCTTCTTCTTCTGACCCTCCCAATCTCCTGTCACTCCAGGGTGCTGGGTTCTGTTGGGGGTCCCACCCCCCTCGTCTCCTGGGATCGGCCCAGTGTGGGAGCAGAGGAGGTGCCTGGAACCCCCGCCCCACTGCTGACCCGGCTGGCCCAGGTGAGCTCCGCTCCTGAGCCTCTGATCTCTACACAGACCCTGACTTTGTGAATCTTTCTCCCTTGGCTTTCCTGCCTTCATGCCAGTTCTGTGTTGTTGGTCCCCAGCACATGAAGTGGCCGTCTGTCTCATCTCTGGACTCTGCCCTGGAAAGCACCCCAGCCCTGCAGAGCCCAGCTGACCCCAGCCACCTCTCTCCCCCAACTTCCTCCCCGCGGCCTTCTCGAGGTCACCGCCGCTCAGCCTCCTGTGGTTCCCCGCTCAGTGGGGGTGCAGAAGGGGCCTCCAAGGGGCCTGGATGTGGGGGAGGGGCGCCTGGGCCAGGGACCTCTGATTGCCGAATCATCCGAGTCCAGATGGAGCTGGGGGAAGACGGCAGTGTCTATAAGAGCATCTTGGTGAGAGCTGTGGGTCAGGACGTTGGGGGTGGAGATGATGTCTTAGGTGTCAACAGCCAAAGGGGAGGATGATTTTAGTTTTAATTGACCTTTGGTTTTAGCAgccatgttttattttcaaagttactTTGTATTAGCTGCTGCACTCTGAACTTTGGGTGTCCTCTGAGATTCTCAGAACCAACAGTGGTTTCCCCAGAGGGAACAGCCCAGCAACCATGTGGGCTGGCCCATGGGGTACAGGGGGCCACCatgttgggtttccctgataactCAAAAGTCTGGACAAGGGCAGTCTTCTCtgtggacatggcaacccactccagtattcttgcctggagaatcccatggacagaggagcctgacagggtacagtccacggggtcgcaaagagttggacacgacttggcaactaagcagcagcagcagccttctctgGGTGGGATCACTGGCTAGGGTTGGAATGACGCAAGGCCAAGGTCATCATTGCAATTAATTGCTCTTTTGGTCTGCTGTCCTGCCAGGTGACAAGTCAGGACAAGGCTCCAAGTGTCATCAGTCGTGTCCTTAAGAAAAACAATCGTGATTCTGCGGTAGCTTCGGAGTACGAGCTGGTGCAGCTGCTCCCAGGGGAGCGAGGtcaggggctgggagggaaggCAGACTCGGGAGGAGAGTGGCGCCCGCTGGTGGGAATGCTGCCACACCCAGGGGTTGTGTGGGAATGACTGTGCTTGACACCTTTTTCTGAACCTTCAGAGCTGACCATCCCCACCTCAGCTAACGTCTTCTACGCTATGGACGGAGCCTCACACGATTTCCTCctgcggcagcggcggcggcggccctcCAGTGCTACAGTGGGCCTCGCCAGTGGCCCTTCTGCCTCGGGAACTCCCCCAAGCGAGGGAGGAGGGGGTtcctttcccaggatcaaggcCACAGGGAGGAAGATTGCCCGGGCACTCTTCTGAGGAGGAAGCCTTGTTGGTTCATAGAATTCATGATGGCCATTCCAAATGGCCATCCTGAATGGTGGCAGTTGCCACATAGGGAGAATATCCAGAAGGGTGGCCACCCACCTTGGGGCAGTGAAGCGCCACTGGTTTACCAGATAGCCAAGACTCAGCCCTGTGAAACTGGTAATCTTGGTGCCTAAGCTGGATACCTGTGTATAGCTTCTCACCTGCCATGAATGCAGCACACAGCTAGTGCTGGGGAAAAGATCTGTTTTTGATTCCTGGACACATCCTAGCATGCCAAGGGCCAAGGAAAGgcctggaaggaggaggagaggaaaagccTAGAGGCTctgaatcccaggggcagggaatGGCAAGAGACGGTTTCTCGCAGGAGCCTCCTCTTCCTACTCGGGAGGTTCCTGTCGCTGCGACAACACTAATAAACCAGACACTACCTGATCGCCGCCTGTCCTCAGTCTGTGGGCTAGCTGCCGGGGCTGCGGAGCTGGCCGGAGGCAGACCCATGGGAAAGAGGGGCCCAGCCGAATCTATCCGCGAAAGCTGGATGCAGGGGCTTGGTGGGAACAGTTTCCTCAGAATGGTTTATTCCTCCCCAGCAACCTCTTCACCCCTGGTCCCTTTATTGGCTCTTACATTTTTCTCCTCAGTTGTTACACACCCACGTCAAGTACCCAATTAAAGCGATCAGTATGAAAAACACCCTTGGCTCTGAATTCCTAAGACAATTTTAGgacaaaaaaaatggaagaaccaCTTCATGGACAATGTACAAACTTGGAGGTCTTAGAATATCACAATGCATTATGTGCTGGGATCTGAAATCAATTTAAGCTACATTTAAACAAAGTCTAGGAAGAAAAGAGACTAAAAAGAACTAAGATGCCAGGGCTATTTTGAAGATGACAAGAAATCAGCAAAAGAGGATTACCATGTTCCATTCTGGGGTTGTAGGTTAGAGAATCTTGAGTTTTTCAATTAAACTTAACTTTTCCCCCAAATTGTCTCACTGTCAATGCCCttttcttggttgcttccaatcAAGAGAAGAGAGAGTTAAGGCTTGCATATACAGACAAGAATTAGGTTTGAGACATTTTGGATTTTAGTCTCAAGAAAGAAGGGTCACTCTGCCACACAGAAATTCCAGTGCAAGAATTTTGGATCTGAGAGAGTAATGCAGGCGATGTAGGGGTGAGGGGGAAGGGACAAGAGGAAAGGATGGAGACAATACAACAGAAGTGGCTGGTCAGAACACGCCAggtattttcacattttattagcTACAGTATAGACCCTAGAGCTGCCtcattccttcccctcccccaccccccaggacagGGTCAGGCTTTCCCAGGAGCTCCTGCCTTTGCCGCCTGCGCCCGCTGAAACTCCTGCTGCAGCTGAGCAAGGGTCTCCCTCTGTTGTTCTGACTGCTGCTCTAGGTCTCGGAGCTGGGATTCATATCGCTTACTgaggaaaggcaaaaaagcaaataaGGAGAAATTAGTGAGACTTACTCTTGAGGGTGCTGAAGACAAGGAGATTGGTCAGAAACTTGAGCTCTAAGGGgagtatgaagaaaagggaaggagtTGAAGGACCTGCTCAAATGGGGGCTACTCTGGAGAATGCCTCTACAAAGGTTTCTCAACACCTTTATCCCAACGGATCAGGTACATCACAGTGGGGTGGAAGGAAGACTCACATCTCAGCTGTGATGTAGTCCAGCCTTTTTCCCACTGTGGCCCGAGCTTCCCCAAGCTCCTGTTTGACCAACACGGGCCCCAGAAGTTTAAACACCACGTTGGATCCATCCAGCAAGGCCAGTTCCTGATGGAGGAGTGGGAAAAACATGATCAGAATCACTTCCAGGATAGGTCCCTCCTCGCCCCACAAATCTCAGTCTCTCACCTCCTTCACGATATTATTTTCTGTTAGTTGTGCCTCTAGTTTCTGCCTCCCTGACATGGATTTACTCAAGTCTGGCGGATGAAAAGGTTTGTTTAGAGACATCTCATGTGCCACCCGATCACCACAATCCTGGTGAGAACGTGGAGCTGAGGAAGCAGCCAAGGATGGGCAGGCGGGACAGGGAATGCGAAGAAtacagagaaggggaaggagcCGCAGGCTGGGGCCGGGGGTGGGACAGAATGCATTATTCGGGTGTAGACTTGGGTTGTGAGGGAATTGCCGCGAGGTCACCCCTACCCTGCTCCCTTACCCTTCTgcagctgttgatatttctccactTCCCCCTGCAGCTTCTTCTGGATTAGCTCAGCCATGGCGGGGACGAAAGCCTGCGGGTAGCGGGAGAGGGGCGATGGGTCTCGCTCTGGAAGGTACCCGGGCTCCCCTTTCTGGCCTGCGGAGGTGACAGCCCTCTTGAGAGGCAGCCCCTCGGGGCACCCACTGCAGTCTCTCCTCGTCCGGGATATCGACTCACCCCCGGCCTCAGGGAGTGGCAGAACCCCGAACTCTTCAACCGAACCGCTCCCCGACTCACGCTCTCACTTCAGTATTGATGAACCCGGAAGTAAATAGAGAATGCTGGGGAAAGACGGCACCGGAAGCTGTTATCTGACGCACGCCGGGAAATGTAGTTCTAACATGGTCAATGTGTGGCGTTCTGCTAAAAAGACCAGACGCGGAAGGATTTAAGGCAAGATGGAGAAACCGAGATGGGAAAAGAAACTGCACGGTTGCTTGGGTCTTGGCCTCGGAGTGCCCGTCTTTCATCACTTGGGCATAAGTTGCCTCACTGGGGGCCTTGGTCCCGCCCCTCAGTGGGGAGCGCACCCTCATTAAAGATGGCTCCTGGGAGGCTTCAGACCTGGAACGGCGCTGATTGGATGTGTCTCGGAGGACTTCCGGGAGTTTTCCATCCGACTGTGGAACAGTGGAGAGGAGTTTGCACGTGGATCGTGGTTCGAGTGGGCTAGATGGAGACAGTCCCCGAGCCGGGCAGTAATGTCCCACCCAAGAAGGACAGACTGCAGACCAAGAAGAAGGTAGGGATCTCCTTGGGGTGGAAGGGAAGTTTTTAGTTGCGGGGTTCGAGGGGCGGGGCGAAGGGCCGCGGAATACGAGGGATCCTGCTCTGCTGGTAGAAACCACGGCGATACTGGGAGCAAGAGACCACTGGGACAGCTGCCGGAGCTTCTCCAGGTCCCCCTCGTAAACGGAAGAGGAATCGAGAGCTCCGCCCCCAGAAGCCAAAGAAAAATGACACCTCAAAGAAGTTTCGGATCTCGAAGAAGCCCCGAGAACTGAAGAGTCCGAGGCCTCAGCGGAGCTTATCTGGGGTGAGCCTGGGACCTCCCGGGGTGCCGAGGCAAGTCGTCTTGTGCTTTCAGGGTCGGGGGGTTGGGGTCAGCTTGAGCCTGTTTCTTAattgcctcctccctgccgcagGCCCAGGACCCATTTGCAGGCCCCGCCCCCGTCAGTGTGGAGGTGGTTCAGAAGTACTGTCGCATTGACAAATCCAAGGAGGTGAGGACTAGTCAGAGAGTGGGGAGCGGTTGCAGGAGGGAGTGTCTGGGTGAGTTGAATGGAGGCGGGGCTCTCCTGTGACCCCCACATCCCTCGGTCCTTCTCTCACTCCATCCGCACCACCGATGTTGTAGCTACCACATCCGAAGACCAAGACGCGAAGCCGACTTGTGGTAGCtgaagcccaagaagaggaaacaagTGTCAGAGCTGCTCGATCTGAGCTTCTGCTTGCTGAAGAACCTGGGTGAGTGGACCCTGATGTGGGCCTCCCCAACCCCTGCTTTATGGGGCTCTCATTTCTGATTGTGACGCTGGGACACCCACTTCTTATTAGGAAGCTTTAATGCAACTATCGCGCTCACTTGCAGGTTtctggaaggagaggatggggaggACACGGCGAAGATTCGCCAGGCTGACATCGTGGAGGCTGTGGACATTGCAAGTGCAGCCAAAGTGAGCCTGAGAATGGCAAAAGGGCCAGTGGGTCAACTGATGGTGCAGAATAAGACGGGAGTGGGGACTAGAAGAGAAAATTCCTGAAAGGAACcaactctcttttttcttttcttttttccactattcccttctccagcattttgACTTGAACTTGAGGCAGTTTGGACCCTACAGGCTAAATTACTCTAGAACTGGGAGGTAAGTTTGAATTCCAGTGACTTTAGCCTAGCCCATCTCAGCCATAGCAGTGTACATCTGGGTTGTTGACGTGGGGAGGGTCTTGTTATTTGCTTGTATGTGTGATAAGCGTGTGTGGTAACATCTCTCCTCTCACCTGGAGAGGAGGAGCTGGCGTGGGACAGACCCTTGAGTCTGGGCGCCCGCCCTACACACACGCCTTGAACTGACACCCTGCCTGTCCTCCACCTTCAACAGACACCTGGCTTTTGGAGGACGCCGGGGTCATGTGGCTGCCCTCGACTGGGTAACAAAGAAGCTTATGTGTGAGATCAACGTTATGGAGGCAGTGCAAGACGTCCGGTCAGTGGCCTTGGTCAGCGGCCAGTGGGGATGAAACAGCCCGTCACTGATCAGTCGACAGCTGGTGACTCCCTTTCACATTGCTCCGCTCCTCCACCCCTCTCAGGTTTCTGCATTCTGAGGCACTGCTCGCTGTTGCCCAGAACCGCTGGCTTCACATTTACGACAACCAGGGCATCGAGCTCCATTGCGTCCGCCGCTGTGACCGGGTCACCCGACTTGAGTTCCTGCCTTTCCACTTTCTCCTGGCCACAGCTGTGAGTGACTGCAGAGTGCAGGGACCAGATGGCAGCCCTGAGAAGACTGTCCCTCCCCTGGGGCCCCAGTAGGGGGAGGACAGAGGGCAATCCggtctccttccctctctctctcacagtcAGAGACAGGGTTTCTGACCTACCTGGACGTGTCAGTGGGAAAGATTGTGGCAGCTCTGAATGCTCGGGCTGGACGGCTCAGCGTCATGACTCAGAACCCTTACAATGCCGTCATCCATCTCGGACACAGTAATGGTTGGTGCCTGGCAGAACTTTAACCCTCACCATCctgtcttgcttttctttttggccatgtcatgtggCTTGTatgatcttggttccctgaccggggattgaaccttggcccacagcagtgaaagctgaGTCCCACcccctggatcatcaggga of the Bubalus kerabau isolate K-KA32 ecotype Philippines breed swamp buffalo chromosome 3, PCC_UOA_SB_1v2, whole genome shotgun sequence genome contains:
- the PFDN6 gene encoding prefoldin subunit 6, producing the protein MAELIQKKLQGEVEKYQQLQKDLSKSMSGRQKLEAQLTENNIVKEELALLDGSNVVFKLLGPVLVKQELGEARATVGKRLDYITAEIKRYESQLRDLEQQSEQQRETLAQLQQEFQRAQAAKAGAPGKA
- the WDR46 gene encoding WD repeat-containing protein 46, giving the protein METVPEPGSNVPPKKDRLQTKKKKPRRYWEQETTGTAAGASPGPPRKRKRNRELRPQKPKKNDTSKKFRISKKPRELKSPRPQRSLSGAQDPFAGPAPVSVEVVQKYCRIDKSKELPHPKTKTRSRLVVAEAQEEETSVRAARSELLLAEEPGFLEGEDGEDTAKIRQADIVEAVDIASAAKHFDLNLRQFGPYRLNYSRTGRHLAFGGRRGHVAALDWVTKKLMCEINVMEAVQDVRFLHSEALLAVAQNRWLHIYDNQGIELHCVRRCDRVTRLEFLPFHFLLATASETGFLTYLDVSVGKIVAALNARAGRLSVMTQNPYNAVIHLGHSNGTVSLWSPAMKEPLVKILCHRGGVRAVAVDSTGMHMATSGLDHQLKVFDLRGTFQPLSTRTLPQGAGHLAFSQRGLLAAGMGDVVNIWAGQGKASSPSLEQPYLTHRLSGHVHGLQFCPYEDVLGVGHSGGITSMLVPGAAEPNFDGLESNPYRSRKQRQEWEVKALLEKVPAELICLDPRALAEVDVISLEQAKKERAERLGYDPDARAPFQPKPKQKGRGSTASLVKRKRKVMDQEHRDKIRQSLEQQPQKQEKAKPTGARPSALDRFVR